A stretch of DNA from Peptococcaceae bacterium 1198_IL3148:
GTTAAGGACATAGCAGTGATAATGGATAAGCCGGAAGGCACGATAAAAACGTTAATACATAGAGCAAAGAATACTATAAAAATAAGATTGGTAGCAGAAGGATATATTGAACAGACTGGGGCGAAAGGGGGTAAAAAAGTTGAGTAAGCACAACGATTATAAGTCAATTGATGAGTTGATAAAACATTCTCTCCATGATAAAGCTAAAAAGGACAAGAATATTGACATAGAAGATGCGTGGGAGAAATTTAATAATAAATATTACCCTGTAAAGAAGAAGCTTTACCGCAAGATTGCAGCTGTTGCTTGCTCTATTTTTATACTTCTGTTTACATCCATAACCTTTCTGCCTAATGAAGTTACTGCAGTAAATAGTAAGGTGTTTGATAATATAAAAAGGTTCCTTGCTGGCAAGGTGCAATCCAACGAAGTTTCCTTTACTGAGAAAGAAAAGGAAAGCACGTTAAACCAGTTGGAACCAGAGGTAAAACGTGCTTTGATGGGTTCTGGATATGATGTTTTGTTGCCGATTGGTTTATCGGATAAGTATTCAATAGACGATGTTACAGTT
This window harbors:
- a CDS encoding DUF4367 domain-containing protein, with amino-acid sequence MSKHNDYKSIDELIKHSLHDKAKKDKNIDIEDAWEKFNNKYYPVKKKLYRKIAAVACSIFILLFTSITFLPNEVTAVNSKVFDNIKRFLAGKVQSNEVSFTEKEKESTLNQLEPEVKRALMGSGYDVLLPIGLSDKYSIDDVTVQKNGKRQEIELLLTTADNRTTIVREVNVIDGIKQGISYDTDDAIMKNINIRGQKATLVINQKHKMTMLSWVDRDIFISIMGSLTEDEIIELASYLTRVNIN